A stretch of the Vicinamibacterales bacterium genome encodes the following:
- a CDS encoding Rid family detoxifying hydrolase: protein MSERVQPVISAALPTPVGPYSPGMIFGNLVFVSGQAGRDPATGSLAPDVEAQTAQALRNVEAILRAAGSGLPHVLRCGVFLVDMKEFPKMNEVYSRAFGTHRPARTTVQVAGLPGEGLRVEIDAIACIP from the coding sequence ATGTCCGAGCGAGTGCAACCCGTCATCAGCGCCGCCCTGCCCACCCCGGTCGGCCCGTATTCTCCCGGGATGATCTTCGGCAACCTGGTCTTCGTCTCCGGCCAGGCCGGCCGCGATCCGGCGACCGGTTCGCTGGCACCCGACGTCGAGGCGCAGACCGCGCAGGCGCTGCGCAACGTCGAGGCGATCCTCCGCGCCGCCGGGTCGGGACTGCCGCACGTGCTCCGCTGCGGCGTGTTCCTCGTCGACATGAAAGAATTCCCGAAGATGAACGAGGTGTACTCCCGCGCGTTCGGCACGCACCGTCCCGCGCGCACCACCGTGCAGGTCGCCGGGCTGCCCGGCGAGGGGCTTCGGGTCGAAATCGACGCCATCGCCTGCATCCCGTGA
- a CDS encoding response regulator has translation MAGPLILIVDDNLDAREMYSMYLEHEGFRSAEAANGADAIVKTRLDRPSLILMDATMPGMDGWEAAKLLKQDAATRDIPVIMLTAHAFQEHRQRAADAGADGFLAKPVLPDQLTAEIRRVLNLT, from the coding sequence ATGGCCGGGCCCCTCATTCTCATCGTGGACGACAACCTGGACGCCCGCGAGATGTATTCGATGTATCTGGAGCACGAGGGCTTCCGCTCGGCCGAGGCGGCCAACGGCGCCGACGCCATCGTCAAGACGCGGCTCGACCGGCCGTCGCTGATCCTCATGGATGCGACGATGCCGGGGATGGATGGCTGGGAGGCGGCGAAGCTGCTGAAACAGGACGCCGCGACGCGCGACATTCCGGTGATCATGCTGACCGCCCACGCGTTTCAGGAGCATCGGCAGCGCGCCGCCGACGCGGGCGCAGACGGGTTCCTCGCCAAACCCGTGCTGCCCGATCAGCTCACGGCGGAGATCCGCCGGGTGCTGAACCTCACCTGA
- a CDS encoding insulinase family protein, with amino-acid sequence MTHRLRAAFVTLFVTAALAPIAARQAPAPQPSTGALPLTQTIPFDAAVRTGTLPNGLKYYVRKNTRPANRVLLRLAVKTGSLDEADDQQGLAHVLEHMAFNGSEHFKPGELVSYFESTGARLGPHVNAYTGFEETVYMLDLPSDKPEIVDKGMIAFSDFAGGLWLDPAEVDKERGVVVEEWRGGLGAGSRIRDKQIPVLFYQSRYAERLPIGKPEILKSFPVARLKAFYDTFYRPDRMAMIAVGDMDPQKLEDMIKASFSALKSRGAAPPERKVDVPLHKDTLVSIVTDNEITQSSVSLVRKRPRAGSETVGDYRRSLLQRFFEQMLNDRFDELSRRPDARFLGAGMFGEGLSKTVETVSLAANVQSGRIADGLAAVAIEAKRAREFGFNAGELDRAKKWMAAFYERAYTERDKTESGSFAQEYLNHFLEGEPSPGIEYEYKLVQQLLPSISAAEVTALGKTLLADESRVILATSPQKADIAVPSEEELKKALAAAEAAAVTPWHDTTATRELLERKPEPAAVVSTRTVDEVGLTIARLANGVEVWLKPTDFKNDQVLFAMQAKGGASLAPPEDFVEATLATTYVSLSGAAGLKALDVQKLLAGKLANASPSITLSSHGFNGSAAPAQLETALQLLYARFTQPGDDPEAFEMMKRQLTAFLANRLDSPAAVFGDKVEEINSSGHYTSKPLTVERVNTLDRAKMLSFYKARFSNAADFTFFMVGAFRTEEALPLIARYVGGLPSTGTAASTFKDLGLRFPAASADARVEKGREPKSETVISFAADPPGDDPMEQERVLAATDVLEIALRDILREELGQTYTVSAGVSQSPPQRGGGYVQVSFGASPENIDKMAARVLQEVAKMQKDGPSEDLVNRAKETARRNYETQLRTNNYWLGRFQAVNLWKQDPRIIATRVERINALTPATVQEAFKKYFPMNRRTIITLMPGK; translated from the coding sequence ATGACACACCGACTGCGAGCGGCGTTCGTCACCCTGTTCGTCACCGCCGCGCTTGCGCCGATCGCGGCGCGCCAGGCGCCGGCGCCGCAGCCGTCCACCGGTGCGCTGCCGCTCACCCAGACGATTCCGTTCGACGCGGCGGTCAGGACCGGCACGCTGCCGAACGGCCTGAAGTACTACGTGCGCAAGAACACGCGGCCGGCGAACCGCGTCCTGCTGCGCCTCGCCGTCAAGACCGGCTCGCTCGACGAAGCCGACGATCAGCAGGGGCTCGCCCACGTGCTCGAGCACATGGCGTTCAACGGCAGCGAGCACTTCAAGCCCGGCGAGCTGGTCTCGTACTTCGAATCCACCGGCGCGCGGCTGGGGCCGCACGTCAACGCCTATACCGGATTCGAGGAAACCGTCTACATGCTCGACCTGCCGTCGGACAAGCCGGAGATCGTCGACAAGGGGATGATCGCCTTCTCCGACTTCGCCGGCGGCCTCTGGCTCGATCCCGCGGAAGTGGACAAGGAGCGCGGCGTCGTCGTCGAGGAGTGGCGTGGCGGGCTGGGCGCCGGATCGCGCATCCGCGACAAGCAGATCCCGGTGCTGTTCTACCAGTCGCGCTACGCGGAGCGGCTGCCGATCGGCAAGCCCGAGATCCTCAAGTCGTTCCCGGTGGCGCGCCTGAAGGCGTTCTACGACACGTTCTATCGCCCCGACCGGATGGCGATGATCGCCGTGGGGGACATGGATCCGCAGAAGCTCGAGGACATGATCAAGGCGTCGTTCTCGGCGCTGAAGAGCCGCGGCGCCGCGCCGCCCGAGCGCAAGGTCGACGTGCCGCTGCACAAGGACACGCTGGTCAGCATCGTCACCGACAACGAGATCACGCAGTCGTCGGTGTCGCTCGTCCGCAAGCGGCCGCGCGCCGGATCGGAGACGGTCGGCGATTACCGCCGTTCGCTGCTGCAGCGGTTCTTCGAGCAGATGCTGAACGACCGGTTCGACGAGCTGTCGCGGCGTCCGGACGCGAGGTTCCTGGGCGCCGGGATGTTCGGCGAAGGGCTGAGCAAGACCGTGGAAACCGTGTCGCTCGCCGCCAACGTGCAGAGCGGCCGGATCGCCGACGGGCTGGCGGCGGTCGCGATCGAGGCGAAGCGCGCGCGCGAGTTCGGGTTCAACGCCGGCGAGCTCGATCGCGCGAAGAAGTGGATGGCGGCGTTCTACGAGCGGGCGTATACCGAACGCGACAAGACCGAGAGCGGCTCGTTCGCGCAGGAGTACCTGAACCACTTCCTCGAGGGTGAGCCGTCCCCCGGGATCGAGTACGAGTACAAGCTCGTGCAGCAGCTGCTGCCCTCGATCTCCGCCGCGGAAGTGACGGCGCTCGGCAAGACGCTGCTGGCCGACGAGAGCCGCGTCATTCTGGCGACCTCGCCGCAGAAGGCCGACATCGCGGTGCCGTCGGAAGAAGAGCTGAAGAAGGCGCTCGCCGCCGCGGAGGCGGCCGCCGTCACCCCCTGGCACGACACCACCGCGACGCGCGAGCTGCTCGAACGCAAGCCGGAGCCGGCGGCGGTCGTCTCGACACGGACCGTCGACGAGGTCGGCCTCACGATCGCCCGGCTGGCGAACGGCGTCGAGGTCTGGCTGAAGCCGACCGATTTCAAGAACGATCAGGTGCTGTTCGCGATGCAGGCCAAGGGGGGCGCGTCGCTCGCGCCTCCCGAGGACTTCGTCGAGGCGACGCTCGCGACGACCTACGTGTCCCTCTCGGGCGCCGCCGGCCTGAAGGCGCTCGACGTGCAGAAGCTGCTGGCGGGCAAGCTCGCCAACGCGTCCCCGTCGATCACCCTGTCGAGCCACGGCTTCAACGGATCGGCGGCGCCGGCGCAGCTCGAGACCGCCTTGCAGCTGCTCTACGCGCGCTTCACGCAGCCCGGGGACGATCCGGAAGCGTTCGAGATGATGAAGCGCCAGCTCACCGCGTTCCTCGCCAATCGACTCGATTCGCCGGCCGCGGTATTCGGCGACAAGGTGGAGGAGATCAACAGCTCCGGCCATTACACCTCGAAGCCGCTCACGGTCGAGCGCGTCAACACCCTGGACCGCGCCAAGATGCTGTCGTTCTACAAGGCGCGGTTCTCGAATGCCGCCGACTTCACCTTCTTCATGGTCGGCGCCTTCAGGACGGAGGAAGCGCTGCCGCTGATCGCGCGCTACGTGGGCGGTCTGCCGTCGACCGGGACGGCGGCGTCGACGTTCAAGGATCTCGGCCTCAGGTTTCCCGCTGCCAGCGCCGATGCCAGGGTGGAGAAGGGGCGCGAGCCGAAGAGCGAGACCGTCATCAGCTTCGCGGCCGATCCGCCGGGAGACGATCCCATGGAGCAGGAGCGCGTGCTCGCCGCGACCGACGTGCTCGAGATCGCGCTGCGCGACATTCTGCGCGAAGAGCTCGGCCAGACCTATACGGTGTCCGCCGGCGTGAGCCAGAGCCCGCCGCAGCGCGGCGGCGGCTACGTGCAGGTCAGCTTCGGCGCGTCGCCGGAGAACATCGACAAGATGGCCGCGCGCGTCCTGCAGGAAGTCGCGAAGATGCAGAAGGACGGCCCGTCCGAGGACCTGGTCAATCGCGCCAAGGAAACCGCCAGGCGCAACTACGAGACGCAGCTGCGCACGAACAACTACTGGCTCGGCCGGTTTCAGGCGGTGAACCTGTGGAAGCAGGATCCGCGGATCATCGCGACGCGCGTCGAGCGCATCAACGCGCTCACGCCCGCCACGGTTCAGGAGGCGTTCAAGAAGTACTTCCCGATGAACCGCCGCACGATCATCACGCTGATGCCCGGAAAGTAA
- the truA gene encoding tRNA pseudouridine(38-40) synthase TruA, with product MPRFKLVIEYAGTRYSGWQIQKNARTVAGEIEHAVGEVTRRREFELYGAGRTDAGVHALAQVAHLELYTDLPPGALRQRINDALPTDIHIRSIDKVPHRFHARHDAVARSYLYQISRRKSAFFKPYLWWVKEALDPDRMRAGAAVFVGMRNFASFSADESGEKSSRVLVDRLEIAEDGDLLLIRVVGSHFLWRMVRRMVGVLAAVGRGELTSAEVSGLLEERSDLPAALTAPASGLFLEAVYYSGDPAPAPLHAVAHVPSR from the coding sequence GTGCCACGTTTCAAGCTCGTCATCGAGTACGCCGGGACGCGTTACAGCGGGTGGCAGATCCAGAAGAACGCGCGCACCGTCGCCGGGGAGATCGAGCACGCCGTCGGCGAGGTGACGCGACGGCGCGAGTTCGAGCTGTACGGAGCGGGACGGACCGACGCCGGCGTCCATGCGCTCGCGCAGGTGGCGCATCTCGAGCTGTACACGGATTTGCCGCCCGGCGCGCTGCGGCAGCGCATCAACGATGCGCTCCCGACCGACATTCACATCCGCTCGATCGACAAGGTGCCGCACCGGTTCCACGCGCGGCACGACGCCGTGGCGCGCAGCTACCTCTATCAGATCTCCCGGAGGAAGAGCGCGTTCTTCAAGCCCTACCTGTGGTGGGTGAAGGAGGCACTCGACCCGGACCGCATGCGTGCGGGGGCGGCGGTATTCGTCGGGATGCGGAATTTCGCGTCCTTCAGCGCCGACGAGTCTGGAGAGAAGTCCTCGAGGGTGCTGGTGGATCGACTGGAGATCGCCGAAGACGGCGACCTGCTCCTGATCCGCGTCGTCGGCTCGCACTTCCTCTGGCGGATGGTGCGGCGGATGGTCGGCGTGCTGGCCGCCGTCGGCCGGGGCGAGCTGACCTCCGCGGAGGTGAGCGGCTTGCTGGAGGAGCGATCCGATCTGCCCGCCGCGCTCACCGCCCCCGCGTCCGGGCTCTTCCTCGAAGCCGTGTATTACAGCGGCGATCCCGCCCCCGCGCCGCTGCACGCCGTCGCGCACGTGCCGTCGCGGTAA